In Candidatus Woesearchaeota archaeon, a genomic segment contains:
- a CDS encoding SemiSWEET transporter, translating to MAYIDILGYVAGILVVISLLPQVIKSWKTKSTKDISLSRYVIYVLGLFLWVTYAIIIQNGPVAVMNGVGLVLAVSILYLKLKHG from the coding sequence ATGGCATATATAGACATACTTGGTTATGTAGCAGGAATACTTGTTGTTATCTCGCTACTGCCACAGGTCATAAAAAGTTGGAAAACCAAATCAACAAAAGATATCTCTTTGTCGAGATATGTCATTTATGTTCTAGGTTTATTCCTTTGGGTAACTTATGCAATTATTATTCAAAACGGACCTGTGGCAGTTATGAATGGAGTTGGATTAGTGCTCGCTGTTTCCATTCTTTATCTAAAACTTAAACATGGATAA
- a CDS encoding heparin lyase I family protein has translation MKKATIIITSIIAILLLIFIKDIYISNYVDFPRYNKGNAAIDSASEPEINALRDYPVSWEYDFENGWNAEYTRCSWAQRSEGAKKWRFAQMQTERAGEVITDPMNRENHVMKFVWQKDEGKECDSNTQKKASLFGEFRNKTKNQEFWSFSVYFPSEGMEKDSEPEIIIQWHDVPDEGCGYPSCEYPRNPPLTLENKNDELLITWIYDARKYTPPGFKNWDRKSVSLGTTPKNTWITFEFHIRWDPFGNGLLEVWQDGVKVVEQRNIPLGFNDDLVPYIGIGIYQYTSDSDYQERIIYFDDIKQAIID, from the coding sequence ATGAAAAAAGCTACCATCATTATCACCAGTATTATCGCCATTCTTTTGTTGATTTTTATTAAGGATATATACATCTCCAACTATGTTGATTTCCCCAGATACAATAAAGGCAATGCTGCCATTGATTCTGCTAGTGAACCGGAGATTAACGCATTGAGAGATTATCCTGTTTCATGGGAGTATGATTTTGAAAATGGCTGGAATGCTGAATACACGCGTTGTTCATGGGCTCAACGAAGTGAAGGTGCAAAGAAATGGAGATTTGCTCAGATGCAAACAGAGAGAGCAGGAGAAGTCATTACTGATCCCATGAATAGAGAAAACCATGTTATGAAATTTGTATGGCAAAAAGATGAAGGAAAAGAATGCGATAGTAATACCCAAAAAAAAGCATCGCTTTTTGGTGAGTTCAGGAATAAGACAAAAAATCAGGAGTTTTGGAGCTTTAGCGTATACTTCCCTTCAGAAGGTATGGAAAAAGACAGTGAACCAGAAATTATCATCCAGTGGCATGATGTTCCCGATGAGGGCTGTGGTTATCCGAGTTGTGAATACCCAAGAAACCCGCCACTTACCCTCGAGAATAAAAACGATGAATTGTTGATAACCTGGATTTATGATGCAAGGAAATATACCCCGCCTGGATTTAAAAATTGGGATAGAAAAAGTGTTAGTCTAGGTACTACCCCAAAAAATACATGGATAACTTTTGAGTTCCACATTAGGTGGGATCCCTTTGGAAATGGCTTATTAGAAGTCTGGCAGGATGGCGTAAAGGTCGTTGAACAAAGAAACATTCCGCTCGGATTTAATGATGATCTGGTGCCATACATTGGGATAGGCATCTACCAATATACGTCTGATTCAGATTATCAAGAACGAATAATCTATTTCGATGATATCAAGCAAGCAATCATTGATTGA
- a CDS encoding inositol monophosphatase, with the protein MSDVMRSFACDLAQQAGRYLLQNFRKDPTLLGKRGLAKEISTTYDKESDALITKAIVQKYPTYNLLTEESGFIDKKSEFTWIVDSLDGTSNFSVGNPFFAVSLAVLHKKDLVLGVVYAPFLDELYVAEKGKGAQCNTYPLSVSRIADLRQSYAVACEGGATSNARLAQMHAQIHPQLKDMRKLGSAALEGAFVASGRAEFYVTFAIPFYDVAAAIILVEEAGGKITDFAGKPWKPETSDILMSNGLVHDQVLQNLKKI; encoded by the coding sequence ATGAGCGACGTTATGAGAAGCTTTGCCTGTGATCTTGCACAACAAGCAGGGAGATATCTTTTGCAGAACTTTCGGAAAGATCCAACGTTGTTAGGGAAACGTGGATTGGCAAAAGAGATCTCGACAACGTATGACAAGGAAAGCGATGCGCTTATTACAAAGGCAATTGTGCAAAAATATCCAACCTATAATCTCTTAACTGAGGAGTCTGGGTTTATCGATAAGAAAAGTGAATTTACCTGGATTGTAGACTCATTAGATGGAACAAGTAATTTTTCGGTGGGTAATCCTTTTTTTGCTGTTTCTCTTGCGGTCTTGCATAAGAAAGATCTCGTGCTTGGAGTGGTGTATGCACCATTCTTAGATGAATTGTATGTTGCAGAAAAGGGAAAAGGTGCACAATGCAATACGTATCCACTCTCGGTATCTCGCATTGCTGATCTTCGACAGAGTTATGCAGTTGCGTGTGAAGGAGGTGCAACAAGCAATGCACGATTAGCGCAGATGCATGCTCAAATCCATCCACAGCTCAAAGATATGCGTAAATTAGGTTCAGCAGCTCTTGAAGGTGCATTTGTCGCATCGGGAAGAGCAGAGTTTTATGTGACGTTTGCTATTCCTTTCTATGATGTTGCTGCCGCGATTATTCTGGTGGAGGAGGCAGGAGGAAAGATAACTGATTTTGCAGGTAAACCTTGGAAGCCAGAAACATCAGATATTCTTATGTCCAATGGGCTGGTGCATGATCAGGTGTTACAGAACTTAAAGAAAATATAA